A single region of the Sphingomonas sp. LY29 genome encodes:
- a CDS encoding polyphosphate kinase, with amino-acid sequence MSIDLTKFERGQAFDGDASAALAGLQARLARLQLSQIVHRRRAIILVEGWIGAGKKAALRRMVGAWDPSHLQVVRVAAQEADDHGRHWLAPFWGSLPAAGDTSIFYRSWYRRIVADRLYGALDDKRWARACDEVNEFESQQRDHGTLLVKLFFHVSGERQLAVLRERQEDEWRRHLLSEEDVAGLGQRERTTEILHDLFAQTDTRWAPWTVIDAADEMAGSLAALTAVADQMQKAFPQSPPAQGDTVIHFPHKKLG; translated from the coding sequence GTGTCGATCGATTTAACGAAATTTGAACGCGGACAAGCGTTCGACGGTGATGCTTCGGCGGCGCTGGCCGGTCTGCAGGCGAGGTTGGCCCGGCTGCAGCTGTCGCAAATCGTTCATCGACGCCGAGCGATTATCCTGGTTGAAGGATGGATCGGGGCGGGCAAGAAGGCCGCGCTGCGGCGCATGGTCGGCGCTTGGGATCCGAGCCATTTGCAGGTCGTTCGTGTCGCCGCGCAGGAAGCCGACGACCATGGCCGCCACTGGTTGGCCCCGTTCTGGGGAAGCCTGCCCGCGGCGGGCGACACCAGCATTTTCTATCGCAGTTGGTATCGGCGGATCGTCGCCGATCGGCTGTACGGCGCGCTCGACGACAAGCGCTGGGCGCGCGCCTGTGACGAGGTCAACGAGTTCGAATCGCAGCAGCGCGACCATGGCACGCTGTTGGTGAAGCTGTTCTTCCACGTGTCGGGCGAGCGTCAACTGGCGGTGCTTCGCGAGCGGCAGGAGGACGAGTGGCGCCGCCATTTGCTGTCCGAAGAGGACGTTGCGGGGCTTGGCCAGCGCGAGCGCACGACTGAAATCCTTCACGACCTGTTCGCGCAGACCGACACGCGCTGGGCCCCTTGGACGGTGATCGACGCGGCCGACGAGATGGCGGGCAGCCTGGCAGCGTTGACGGCGGTTGCGGACCAGATGCAAAAAGCATTTCCGCAAAGCCCGCCTGCGCAGGGCGATACCGTCATTCATTTCCCGCACAAGAAGCTTGGCTGA
- the greB gene encoding transcription elongation factor GreB, with amino-acid sequence MADEGGSDRPPRFITPAGFAAIRAEYEQLFGSERPKLVDVISWAAGNGDRSENGDYIYGRKRLREIDRRLSYLSKVMKQAKVVDPAAQAERDRVRFGATVEVADEEDERRILTLVGMDEADATAGRISWIAPIARALIGARVGDERIVRLPAGEKSYEIIAIRYPD; translated from the coding sequence ATGGCGGATGAAGGCGGCAGCGACCGCCCTCCCCGCTTCATCACGCCCGCCGGCTTCGCGGCAATCCGGGCAGAATATGAGCAATTGTTCGGAAGCGAACGGCCCAAGCTGGTCGACGTCATTTCGTGGGCCGCTGGCAACGGCGACCGATCGGAGAACGGCGACTATATCTACGGTCGCAAACGCCTTCGCGAGATCGACCGCCGCTTGTCCTATCTTTCGAAGGTGATGAAGCAGGCCAAGGTCGTCGATCCCGCCGCGCAGGCCGAGCGAGACCGCGTGCGCTTCGGGGCGACCGTCGAAGTCGCCGACGAGGAAGATGAGCGGCGTATTCTGACCCTGGTCGGCATGGACGAAGCCGACGCCACTGCCGGCCGGATCAGCTGGATCGCGCCGATCGCCCGCGCGCTGATCGGCGCCCGCGTCGGCGACGAACGCATCGTCCGCCTGCCCGCTGGCGAAAAATCCTACGAGATCATTGCGATTCGCTATCCCGACTGA